The window ttcTTCTTCCCTGGTACGTATGTAATCATATGTACGAACAGTAAATGcaaaattatcattaaacTTGTTTTCTCCTAAACCGTGAATATGTAGTACCCCTCCCTCTTTATCATCAAGTAGCTGAAATGCATTGGTCCATGCTTCTGTACTCTGTGGTAATAAACCTAATAAAATACGATGACATTTCCTTactatatttacattatttgatattaaaaaggagttttgttttattatatataaattctttttttttatgttattgaTTTTTATAGACTCTTTTAACAATTCTAAAGAATCTTCATTAATATCACAtgcataataattatttatcttCTCATCTCCAATGAACTTTAACAAAGGGAGTGTAAAATACCCTACACCACAAAATAAATCAAcaacattttcttttttcaaattattatttccacttaagtatatatttttcattctcTGCTTCTCTGAACCATTCCCTGAACAAAACATACATTTACTTAGATCTAATTTGTATAAAACATTGTTTTCTGTATGTATAGTTTCTAAGCTTGTCCCGTGTACCAACCGTATTTTGTTCTTTCGAAGCGCGCCCTCAACTCTTTCGTACACTGCGATAGATTTTATCTTGTTCTCCCTACGCGTTTTTCCCACTACGTTGGTAACATTTACCTCGTTTGTAATATTTACCTCGTTTGTAACCTTTACCTCGTTTGTAACCTTTACCTCGTTTGTATCTTTTACCTCGTTTGTGTCTTTTACCTCGTTTGTATCTTTTACCTCGTTTGTATCTTTTACcaattcttccttttttgcCACTTGCTCCTTTTTAACAGTAGAAAAATTTATCAGTGCCCCCTTCTTCTCATACGACCACCTCGCAATCGTCGACACGAGTACATGGTGCCTATACTTCACCCCACAGTTTGATACTATACCTCTTTGCATACATCTGACACCCCCCAAGGATCCTCTCAAtccatgttttttttttttcattacatgtataaatttgttgaaagtattattatttctttttaaccATAggaaatgatttttttttttttttttttttttttttttttcttcgttCCTTTGAACTCTTTCTCCATTGCaatcattaaaaatgttctttATACCAACCCAAAAATTTTCAACttcttttacaaaatatttgcaTTCATACCATTTCATTTGTAAGGTCAAATGATTGAACTTCATTTTATCACGTCTGCGGGGTACCCGCTTACTTTTTTTCTCACACTTTTTATTCATCTGCATCATCCTCATCCTCATCCTCATCTTCATCTTCATCTTCTTATACGCTTCATACAACCTAACTACCGGTTTTAAGTTCTCATGGTGAAATATTAGAATGCTCCCTATAACTTCATACTTAGTGTGAGCTCTTAATATTAATTCCCTTTCCGAACTGTTTATATAACCTTTTATCCTATCATCTACAAAATTTTCGAACATCTCCTttagtttatttttcaaGCTGACCTTTCGTTTCTCTCTTTTAATATTCAACTGTATGTACAAAAATTCCCCTTCTCTACACACACAAGTTTTATCCGCAAGTAACTTCTCCTTAACatattcataatttcttaacaactcaaatttttttttaattggtATAAAAAAACCTTCTACGCTCAAATTATGTGCATTCCCCTGCCCtgagaaataaatttttcgagatttatcaaaattgtttatatcttctaaaaacatttttatttcttttacgCGCCTTTTATCCTTTACAACTATGTACAGCTGTTCACTGGGTAAAATTccatcttttaattttttgtaattcacTCCAACCATACCATtagttttttcctttttcaccCCCGTTTGAGAAAAAGCGTAAGATCTGCTTAACTGCACTTCATCATTACGAGCTATGTAAGCAGTTAAGCGTTCTTCACTGGAAAAACTGTTTCCCCTGCTACTGCTTCTACTTCTGTTACTTCTTCTACTTCTGTTACTGCTTCTACTTCTGTTACTGCTTCTACTTCTGTTACTGCTTTTACTTCTACTCCCCATCCCCTCTTCCCTGTTTCCTTTCCCTGATCCCGTAGTGCTTCCTTTCCTATTTGCACCACTTTCACCATTTTTTTCGTCTTCTTCAGTCTTCTTTTCCACTCCAGGGGGAAAGGAGTACTCCCCATGCACGTCCTCAATGACCCTGAAAGGGCCGTCCTCACTAGCGCTAACATTGTGGTCCACTCTGGCACCATCTGCCTCTATATTTCCATcctttttaacaaatttcaTAACGACATTCCTGAAATCGGCATATATAGGCAAGTCGAAGAAGCTTCCAAACGTGAAAACCGTCAAACCACCTCCAATTAAATACACCATATAGTTGTTACAAACAATTTTTGCccttacatacatacatagaaAGGGAAAATTTCCTACGTAATaccatttattttctttcatGTAGAACAACCAAATATCATTTATTGTTCTGTGGATGTTTATTCCTCctattagtaaaaaaaaattgtggtCAACTAGACAAGAACAATGAGAAAATCTGCTTAACGGGTAGAAATGCTTTTCATCTCCTtcacatttaataaaaaaaaatatatttttttttatatcatatgtgtataaaaaattcatatttccTTCACATCTCATTATGACATCAACTAGACAGTTTCCATATTTATTCCCATTCATACTACTACTTTTACACACATGATTTTCATGAGCTCCTTCACTCTCCTTCATTTCGCTGTAATACCCCCCAATAAGGTAAATAACCTTCTTCCttctattatatatcatcgaattatttttaataaagagGGCCGCTTTTTTACCGCTTGAGCAATTTGGACAATTTGagcaatttttctttttccacCTAACAAAAGCACTGCTAGTGTCTTCATTTACAGTTATTTTACCCTCCCACATATCGTTTAATACTTCATTCACATCCGTTATACCaccatatgtataaaatatgtaaatgctATTACCACGAGTGTAATCGCTATTATTGTTACCGTTACTGttagtttctttttttttttttttcttaattcttTTCACAAATACACATGAATGTCGAAATCGGCTACAAGGAACCTCATCCGTTGTGTCATGGTTTCCCATCATTAGTAAACCTGAGCGACGGCTAACTTTACCACCACTTACATTATGCCCAATTTTGGCCAGTATCCACGAATTACTTTTGATGTTATATAACCACAGTTCGTTTGTGCAACTCCGCGGGCTTTTCCTTCCTCCAAATATAAAGGCATAATTTTCATCCAAATGTACAAATGTGTGATATACCAATGACGGTAATACAGTGTCATATACCATCAATTCTTTACTTCCTATATCGTAAATTTTCAACTTGTTATTTCGCACACCTTTTGAAAAACCtccaaatatataaattttatttttgtgcaTGAACATGTCATGTCCCCACACAAAAAAATTCTGCACATGCCATTTACTGGAAAGAATTTTCCATTGCAATAATTCCTTTTCTCCgcaatttaaatttttatttattatataacctTCATCTGAAATAGATACATCATACTTACTTaaatttgtttctttttttctcttcttttttatatcctCTTTATTATTCTCATAATTCATATCTACATGTATTGAGGCAGTAGTTTCCACCTCATTAAgcgaattttttttttttttttttttttcttcaccTGCACATGCAAggttttttttccccctctCATGATGACAAAGTTCacatttggaaaaaaaaatatgacgGTTATAATTGAATGAGCACTTATTTTCTACGTACATTTCTTTGTagcaattataaaaatgaaccAATTGCAATAAATTTTTGGTCATTTTATCATTACATATACTAATTAATTGAactattttccttttttctattGTATGGTCATTCCCTAAAAAGTGCTCTAACCTCATTGATCCCCTAATTGCAACGATTACGTACTTATTAAAGTTCAATATTCCGCTTTGTTTTAAACCAGAATACTGAGCTACTTTTAACAATTTCAATGcatgtaataaattaatgcATTTAATATGAATGATAAATGGTTcgaattttatataaacatttatgcTTGGTTTTTTCTTCTCCTCTCTATGGAATAGTTTTAATTTCTCGCTATCCGTAAAGCTATTCATCGAGTTGCGTACATTTTTGTATTCTTTTCTGCATACTTTACTGCATATTGTACTGCAAgtatttgtgtatttttttccttttcctggACTTGTACATTCAGTCTGATCAATATCCTTATGAGGGAAAGGACCAACTACATCAtttggaaatattttttttattaaaatttttcgtATCTTATTTGCATCATGCTTCAAGTTTTGATGCATATGACacgaataatatatatggacCTTTTTTTTGTGCATTTTTGTTCCTTTACAATCACATAAGGAATGATGatcatttacatttttacctTTCCATTTATAACGACACTTCTCATTATCAGAAGAGTGTTTCTTTGTTTGttcttttctatttattataaaattttgttttaaataagaaaggaatatttcatttgtgcaaatcttttcttttttaaaactatttttatcaatatcACATTTGTCTAATTTTTTACCTGACTCAAAATCGATAAGACTATTTTCAGAATGTTCGTCATTTTTTCCAACTTCACCAAATATTACAGTTCTACCTGAACAACAGGAACTTGTGaagtaattttcatttttgttaatttcaTAAATACATGGATAAATCAGCAGATCAATACTTTTCTTAATAGATTTAtcatctttattattatgtacttcttttttttctattattctttttatttttttttctatttttctcaagttgttatatttttttcttttatagcTTTCAAAATTAGCTGTGTCATCCTCCTCCCCACCAATTTTCTTATACtcattgtatatattcaaatatatgttgtatatattatggttgttactatttttataaatatctgTGTATCTACACAAATCAACTTCAGACTTAATAACCTTTAACactctatttttttcctttaaaaaattttccataataaattcataataaACACATAATAAACAACGTTTATCATAAAAGTGGCACACCGTTCGTTCGACATGCGTGGTTCAcacgtttatatatatatatatacgagcTAATTCACGTTTACTTTTGTTCTCTACATGTAATCAGTACTATATTATCCTTTATTTTAAGCTTTAAGTAGTGTTCATGTTTTCACATATGAaagacttttttttaaatatatttatagcaatcttttattatttaaaaatgtttcaGAAAAGCGTAATTCGGTATAtgttacatacatacatatgtatatatatacgtaagcATATATAATCGCGTTATCGTAACACCCTATGAACACGTTTAACATTatgatgatatatttttttcaattcaCATGTAATGATTTTCACGCTCAGATAATCACAAATTCTTCTCCTTTCTAATATTTAGCAAAACTTTGGCGAATGTAGGTAACAAACGTTTTGTTAAATTAGCTATTTGTTCGCAATTTTTTCTCCCTTTTgttatatgcacatatataaataatatatataatatacatatacatacatacatacatacatacatacatacatacatacatacatacatacatacatacgtatatacatatacatacatatatgtacatgccattaaaaacatacaaattttttttaatacagaagaatatttatcttcatttgagtaattatttaaaatgctTATCAAATGAAGAGGTACCACTTGCAATCCTCTTAGAATTACTTTAATTATCGAGCTATTTTACaatcattattttatattatgcagataacaaaaaaacattttttattcgttattattaattataagtatacactccaaaaattaatgtattcAAAAGGTAGTAAAGCGTGataatcttctttttttccattttaaagaaacgtatttttttattaaaccaTAATTATTCATCGTAAGCAAAAAGCTCgtaatacaatttttaaaattagcaCAAAAATAggctcattttttttaccgtAATATTTGTCATGAAATGAATAGGCccatatttacatacattttttattttatttatttttttttttaaatattaccagttaatattatttaaattaaacaCAATATGtttcttattttgtttattttatttacctgtttattttgtttattttatttatataattatatatttatttatatgttcatttattcattgtctgtttaattctttttttttttttttttttttttttttgtaacaaatgatcaatattttattatatgtacaatttACGTGGGGATgacgaaaaaagaaaactaggtcatttatttaaaattccAATAATTCACAAGGAATGGGTAAATAATTGTTAtgtttcttttctttttcatgtGACATTTAGTTTTAtgaaaacaataatatatgtatatatatgtacatattatatttcatgtatgtatgagAAGATAAAAGttgtacaaatatgtattatatgtatatttatctgtaagtacatatattactattgttCATATACATGTGATcattttatacatgtatattttttatttctttgtaTATTTCTGCATGTTaataaactattttttttggtgaattatttttttttaaatactacTTTTTCTTAcctttctttatataaaggGGTTTTAAAAGTTCTGATTCCTCGGTTCAACATATGGATAACGTTTAATTCCCTCTTAAAGTTATGAAcaggatataaaaaatactttcacatttttaagaaaaatttatatatatacatacaagtaTATGTAaagatttttatattattataaaaatatatatatatatatatatatatatatatatatatatatatatatgtatttatatgtatataaataaaattttatattattattttgttacatTTCCAAACAGTTACCGTACTTACGAACAGTTAAATgagatttttttattttttacatagtATGTATGtgcttgtatatatattatctttatatatatatatatatatatattttttttttttttttttttttcctgtcgtgttaataaattaataccATTTTGTCATTTATTCCAtgattg of the Plasmodium malariae genome assembly, chromosome: 6 genome contains:
- the PmUG01_06010100 gene encoding conserved Plasmodium protein, unknown function; its protein translation is MENFLKEKNRVLKVIKSEVDLCRYTDIYKNSNNHNIYNIYLNIYNEYKKIGGEEDDTANFESYKRKKYNNLRKIEKKIKRIIEKKEVHNNKDDKSIKKSIDLLIYPCIYEINKNENYFTSSCCSGRTVIFGEVGKNDEHSENSLIDFESGKKLDKCDIDKNSFKKEKICTNEIFLSYLKQNFIINRKEQTKKHSSDNEKCRYKWKGKNVNDHHSLCDCKGTKMHKKKVHIYYSCHMHQNLKHDANKIRKILIKKIFPNDVVGPFPHKDIDQTECTSPGKGKKYTNTCSTICSKVCRKEYKNVRNSMNSFTDSEKLKLFHREEKKKPSINVYIKFEPFIIHIKCINLLHALKLLKVAQYSGLKQSGILNFNKYVIVAIRGSMRLEHFLGNDHTIEKRKIVQLISICNDKMTKNLLQLVHFYNCYKEMYVENKCSFNYNRHIFFSKCELCHHERGKKNLACAGEEKKKKKKNSLNEVETTASIHVDMNYENNKEDIKKKRKKETNLSKYDVSISDEGYIINKNLNCGEKELLQWKILSSKWHVQNFFVWGHDMFMHKNKIYIFGGFSKGVRNNKLKIYDIGSKELMVYDTVLPSLVYHTFVHLDENYAFIFGGRKSPRSCTNELWLYNIKSNSWILAKIGHNVSGGKVSRRSGLLMMGNHDTTDEVPCSRFRHSCVFVKRIKKKKKKETNSNGNNNSDYTRGNSIYIFYTYGGITDVNEVLNDMWEGKITVNEDTSSAFVRWKKKNCSNCPNCSSGKKAALFIKNNSMIYNRRKKVIYLIGGYYSEMKESEGAHENHVCKSSSMNGNKYGNCLVDVIMRCEGNMNFLYTYDIKKNIFFFIKCEGDEKHFYPLSRFSHCSCLVDHNFFLLIGGINIHRTINDIWLFYMKENKWYYVGNFPFLCMYVRAKIVCNNYMVYLIGGGLTVFTFGSFFDLPIYADFRNVVMKFVKKDGNIEADGARVDHNVSASEDGPFRVIEDVHGEYSFPPGVEKKTEEDEKNGESGANRKGSTTGSGKGNREEGMGSRSKSSNRSRSSNRSRSSNRSRRSNRSRSSSRGNSFSSEERLTAYIARNDEVQLSRSYAFSQTGVKKEKTNGMVGVNYKKLKDGILPSEQLYIVVKDKRRVKEIKMFLEDINNFDKSRKIYFSGQGNAHNLSVEGFFIPIKKKFELLRNYEYVKEKLLADKTCVCREGEFLYIQLNIKREKRKVSLKNKLKEMFENFVDDRIKGYINSSERELILRAHTKYEVIGSILIFHHENLKPVVRLYEAYKKMKMKMRMRMRMMQMNKKCEKKSKRVPRRRDKMKFNHLTLQMKWYECKYFVKEVENFWVGIKNIFNDCNGERVQRNEEKKKKKKKKKNHFLWLKRNNNTFNKFIHVMKKKKHGLRGSLGGVRCMQRGIVSNCGVKYRHHVLVSTIARWSYEKKGALINFSTVKKEQVAKKEELVKDTNEVKDTNEVKDTNEVKDTNEVKVTNEVKVTNEVNITNEVNVTNVVGKTRRENKIKSIAVYERVEGALRKNKIRLVHGTSLETIHTENNVLYKLDLSKCMFCSGNGSEKQRMKNIYLSGNNNLKKENVVDLFCGVGYFTLPLLKFIGDEKINNYYACDINEDSLELLKESIKINNIKKKNLYIIKQNSFLISNNVNIVRKCHRILLGLLPQSTEAWTNAFQLLDDKEGGVLHIHGLGENKFNDNFAFTVRTYDYIRTREEEVNINCIPDLYLSESGKNYESITCEQEGSLRYLNQVNLDKCNCMFEEYNEKGKKQLYLSNNIPVSLKFAQYVLLEIFKIALKDYYTNKTNWEIAISNVVRVKSYAPHIYHYVVDIRCTPLFF